CCCTGCTTGCCGAACGCACGGTCAGCAGGGCCGAACTGTTTCTTGACTTGGAGAACCCCTCAGGAGAAACGCCAGGCGTCTTGATCCAGGGCAATCCGGTCTCTCTTGGTCCCGACTGCGCGCAAGTTCCCAGCGGCACGACCTACGGCGAGCACATCGCGTCTTCCGATCCTGGCAACCTCTTTATCGATCTCTCACCGTACCTCAATGACATCATGACGGATTCAACATTCCAGATCACGATCACCAACGCCAGTCCCGAGCGGAACGGGAGTGCGGGTTCATTCGAGACCGACGGCCTCAACCTGCAGATGGATGCCGTCCCCGAGCCGGCGACGCTCTCTCTTCTGGCGGCGGGGCTGGCCCTCCTTCGCCGCAAGAGGGCTTCGGAGGGTAAACGCTGAAACGGAGGCGGCGATAGGGCACCAACTCGCGCGGCGGGTCTCCTAAACCGCCGCATAAGTTTTGCGCGGTGGGTTCGCCGCCCCGCTTGCGGGGCGCTGGCTGTTCGCAGCGCGGGGCAAGCCCCGCGGCGAACCCACCGCGCAGTCCCGGCGCGCCGGGACCATTTTCCTCAACCACCCACCGGCCGCACCACAAGGTCGCGCCAGTGGCGAATCCGGCGGAAGCCCCGCTTCCCGAAGAGCGCGCCGCCGACGGCTGCGTGTCTTAGTCGGCTTGCCTTCCGGGCCGCACATCGGGAAACTCGGCCGCCAGGACTGCCGCCACCCTCGTACGCAAGGCCGGTGCGTCGTCCGTGGCAGCCACCCACACCGTGGGCCAGTCCACACTGAAATACGCATGGACTGCAATGTTGCGGAAGGCCACGATGTCGCCCCACTCGATATCCGGGTGCCGCTGCTTAAACTCCGGACTCAGCCGCGCGGCCGCCTCACCAATGACAGTCAGTTGCTGAAGGACCGCACTGCGGGCCATCTTGTTCCCGACAAACGCCTCCCGCTTCAGGCCGGCGACGAATTCGGCTACGGCTTCAGCGGCCTCCACAATGTCGGCCAGATATAGGGCGTCACGCCTCAAAGAGCACCTCCGCTTCCGCCAAAACCTCTTCGCGGATCAGAGGCTTGAGGCCGCCTTGCGGCACAAGGTCCACCCGACGGCCGATAATCTCCGATAGTTCGCGCGACGCGCGGGCCAGCGCCAGAAAACCTACACGTGCGCTGCTCTCGAATTCCACGAGAATGTCGACATCGCTCTCCGGCCCAAAATCCCCCCGCAACGCAGAGCCGAAGACGGCTAAGCGCCGGATGAGATGTTTTCGGCAGAACACGCCGATCTGCTTTCTTTCAACTTCCACACGAATCATGGGTACACGCTCGACCTCTCAAGTTCAGACAGATAGGATTATACTCCTTTGCGCCCGTCAAGCAACCCTTGATGCGCGGACCGACGGCCCCCCTGACCGACCGCCCCCACTTGGATGGCGAGGTCCCGCCAGTGGCGAATCCGGCGGAAACCGCGCTTCCCGAAAAGCGCCCCGCCGACCGCCGCGCGAACACGATCCCAGAGCGGCGGCTTCTCGTTCCACCTCACAAGCGTCTCCGAGCACCACCGCTCCGCCAGTTCCTCGAGGTTCCCCGGCGACGCCTTGAGGCCCAGGGCAAACACCAGCCGCGGCGTCTTCGGATGCCCTTGCCAGCCGACGAGGACGCTCTCGAAACCGTCGAACAAGCGCTCCAGCGCCCGCGGCGTAAAG
Above is a genomic segment from Planctomycetota bacterium containing:
- a CDS encoding PEP-CTERM sorting domain-containing protein, which translates into the protein MAAASLGLLAGTTFANVVLNLGVDCKSSGTEPSQPALFAGDNDGTNIYGSYAYWVSQGYWQQYVSGYHWVQTGPFGSGYWAETWSYRWVDTSYYWHYSATSLVITLDATTLLAERTVSRAELFLDLENPSGETPGVLIQGNPVSLGPDCAQVPSGTTYGEHIASSDPGNLFIDLSPYLNDIMTDSTFQITITNASPERNGSAGSFETDGLNLQMDAVPEPATLSLLAAGLALLRRKRASEGKR
- a CDS encoding DUF86 domain-containing protein, whose translation is MRRDALYLADIVEAAEAVAEFVAGLKREAFVGNKMARSAVLQQLTVIGEAAARLSPEFKQRHPDIEWGDIVAFRNIAVHAYFSVDWPTVWVAATDDAPALRTRVAAVLAAEFPDVRPGRQAD
- a CDS encoding nucleotidyltransferase family protein, whose protein sequence is MIRVEVERKQIGVFCRKHLIRRLAVFGSALRGDFGPESDVDILVEFESSARVGFLALARASRELSEIIGRRVDLVPQGGLKPLIREEVLAEAEVLFEA